CCTTGGTGAGAAGGTACTTTGAAAAGGATACCCTTTTTATGATTGCCGATACACTTATTTCTCAAGATAGCGAGGCTGATACTGCTAAGTATCTACAAGCATTTCATTCAATTAAGCTTGTCAAGGCAGGTCTTGGAGGAATAGCGGATTCCCTATTTTATAATTACTCTGATTCCTCCATTCATTTGTTTCAAGACCCCGTTTTATGGAATGAGAAAAGTCAGATTGTAGCGGATAGCATGGTTTTTTACATAGCAAATGAGACCTTAGATCATGTCTTGATGAAAAACAAAGCCTTCGCAATTTTGACGGACACCTTGTTGAACTACAACCAAATGAAAGGTCGAAAAATGACCGCCTATTTTGCAGATGGGAAGATCAGTCGACTCGATATTGATGGGAATGGAGAGTCTCTTTACTTTGCTTTGGAGGGGGACACCTTAACCCAAGGGATCAATCGGATTCTAAGTGCCACGATCAAACTTGACTTTATAAATGGTTCTGTAACTCGAGCAAAATTTGAGATTCGACCAGACGGAAAGTTTTTGCCCGTCCAAAACTTGACGGAGGAAGTTTCTCAATTGGACGGATTTTCGTGGAGAATAGAAGAGAAACCCACCATGAAGACCATTTCGGAATGGAGGGCAGTTCAAGAAATTGACCTGAATGCGAAAAATTTGTTCAACGAACCTATTCTAGAAATTATCCTTCCCACGGAGGAAGAAATTCAAAAAGAGGTCATGAAAAGGTCGATGAAGCCTGAAAAAAGGCCGGTCGTCAAAACGCTAAAAACAGATTTAAAAAACGAACAGTAGGCAATTCATTTTTTTCCGAAAAGGTTAACATGAATTAACCGGATTTTTTTACTTAAAAATGACCGAAACGGTAAATTTGTCCGTATATTTTATTCCGAAGGAAAAAATCTCGGCATATCGAAAAAACTTCTACATGAATCTTTTCTCAAAAATACTGATTGGGCTGATGCTAATGCTTCCGGTAATTGCCGGTGCGCAGCAGGTTCGGGTATTAAGTGAGACGGTAGATTTTCAAGGTGAGATTGGATCAAATCAGCGTAAGACGGTCATTCTTCAAAATGAATCCAATCAGCCTAAAGTTTTTTTGTTGAAAGCGCTACGAGGAAATGTAGGTTCTTCTCAGAAAGTGAAAATTTGTTTGGGTGAACAATGTTTTGACCCTAAAAAAGACCTCGCCAAAATTTTGATTGAGCTCGACCCCTGGCAGATTTACACTGATTTGTATTTGGAGTTTGAGATGGGAATTGTCGAAACCCGAGGAAGTTTTGAACTTTTGTTTTCCAGCCCTCAAAATATCAGGGAAAATTTTGTCGTTGAAGCTCGATATGAGGTCAAATCAGATCGGGTAGCCGATTTTCAACATAAGGATATCGCTCTAAGTGAAATTTATCCAAATCCCAGTAACCGGATTGCACAGTTGGATTATGAGTTAATTAATCCAAAAGCGAAAGCTAAAATTGCCATTAATAGCTTTATTGGTAATCCAGTTGCAGAATATGAATTAGATCCAAGTAGATCCTCATTGGTTATCAATGTGTCGGATTTTCAGCCTGGGGTTTATTTCTACACGCTTTTTGTCGACAATAAAAATGTTGTCACCAAAAAGCTTCAGGTCAAAAAGTAGTCGCCTGTTTCCCTTTCCGTTAACCTTTTGAATCAGAATAATTATCCCGTATATTTGCGGTCTTGAAAATGTACATGCGCGCCAATTTCTTCATTTCCTTTGCTTTACTTCTTTTGATTTCATCCTGTGGTCCTTTTGCCAAACTGGAAAAAAGTACCAATTGGGAGGAGCTTTACAATGGGGCTAACAAGTATTACCAAGAAGGAGAATATGGAAAAGCCATCATTTTGTATGAAAAGGTTTTGCCGATCATTAAGGGTTCTGAGAAGGCTGAACTAGCAGAGTATAATTATGCTAACTGCCATTTCAAAACCAAGAGATACATCGAGGCGGCTGGCTATTTCAATACATTTTACAGAACCTACAGCAGAAGTCCATTGGCTGAAGAGGCATTGTTTATGAATGCATATTCACTCTACTTGGATGCTCCAGATTACAACCTAGATCAAAAAAGCAGTCAAGAAGCAGTCACTGCGATTCAGCAGTTTATTACGCGCTTCCCATCCTCGGCTAGCTACGAGCGAGCTTTGGAAATGCTGAAAGATTTGGAGGGTAGATTTGAACAAAAGGCATTTGCTGAGGCAGAAATGTACTATCGATTGAAAGATGGTCTTTTCCCTGGGGACTTCTACCGAGCTTGCATTATCAATTTCCAGAATTTTGCCAAGGATTATCCAGAAAGCAAGCATAATGAGGAATTGGCATATAAGCTTGTGGAAGTAGGATACGGCTACGCAAAGAATAGTGCTTTTGATAAGAAAGAGGAACGCTTAAATGATGCGCTTAAATTTGCATCTACGTTTTACAGAAAATATCCAAATAGTGCTTTTATCGCGGAAGTGAAAAAATTTGAGGATGAAACCAAAGAGGAATTGGATTCTCATCTCAAACTCAAAAAACAAACTGCGGAAAATCAGACCACCGCTGAAAAAAACGAGTCTGAAAATTAATCTCGAAAAACATAACTATCTTCTATATGGCAGTCAATCCATCCATCGTTACCCGTGACTTAGATAAGATTTCCGAAACAACCGGTAATGTCTATGAGTCCATCCATATCGTGGGACAGCGAGCAAAACAAATCTCTTCAAACTTGAAAGAAGAGCTTAATAACAAGCTTTCTGAGTTTGCTTCATCCGTGGACAATTTGGAAGAAGTATTTGAAAACAAGGAGCAAATTGAAATCTCCAAGTTTTACGAGCGTATGCCAAAACCTTCTACTCTTGCAATGGAAGAGTTTATTGAAGGAAAGGTGTATCACAGATACCCTGACCAAGAGGAAGGAGAATAAGAGTTCATGAGTCTTTCAGGCAAGCGGATACTTTTAGGAGTAACAGGTAGCATTGCTGCCTACAAGTCTGCTTTGCTTGTACGATTATTAATTAAAGCTGGAGCAGAAGTACAAGTAATCATGAGTACTTCTGCTCTTGATTTTATTACCCCTCTCACTTTAGCAACCCTGTCCAAACGGCCAGTGCTATCTCAGTTTTGGGAGAAGGAAACTGGTGAATGGTCCAATCATGTAGAACTCGGGCTTTGGGCTGATCTTTTTGTAATTGCTCCTTTGAGTGCCAATACCTTGGGTAAAATGGCGAATGGCATTTGCGATAACTTACTTTTAGCTACCTATCTATCCGCCCGGTGCCCTGTGATGGTTTGCCCTGCGATGGATTTGGATATGTATCAACATCCGGCCGTAAAAACTAATTTGAATCGTTTGATTTCGTTTGGGAATAGCGTGCTAGAAGCCACTTCTGGTGAACTTGCAAGCGGCTTGGTAGGACAAGGTAGAATGGCTGAACCGCAAAGCATTTGCCAAGAAATTGAATTTTTTTTCAACAGAAAGAAGGATTTTCTTGGTAAAAGAGTCCTGATCACTTTAGGGCCAACGCAAGAAAATATTGACCCCGTCCGGTTTATAAGTAATCATTCAAGCGGGAAAATGGGTTTTGAAATTGCGAAGGCATTTCAACATGCAGGAGCAATTGTATCTGTAGTAGCTGGACCTGTACACCTTGATCTTTCCCAATTCACAACGCATCGGGTTACTTCTGCCAACGAAATGTTTGAAGTAGCAAATCGCCTTCATAGCGAACAAGATATCTGTGTTTTTGCAGCCGCTGTAGCGGATTATGCCCCTTCCGAAATTGCAAAAGAGAAAATAAAGAAATTGGATTCTGAGGCCGTAATTCACCTGAAGAAGAATCCTGATATTGCCCTAGAACTAGGGCGAAAAAAGAAACCGAACCAGCTACATATCGGGTTTGCCTTAGAAACTGAGCAAGAAGAAAGGTATGCCTTGGAAAAGCTCCATAAGAAAAACTTAGACTGGATCGTTTTAAATTCAGCTAGAGATGAAGGGGCGGGATTTAAGGTAGATACCAATAAAGTGAGTATTTTCCATTCTTCTGGGAGGGTGACCCATTCGGCTGTTATTCCAAAATCCGAGGTTGCTCAATTGATCCTAAATGAGATCAAACTCGGATAATCAGGCTTCCTTAATCCAGAATTTTTCTATTTTTAGCATCCTTGAAATCTTAATCAGTTGATGATAAATTGATTTCTAAAACCTCAGTCTAATTTGAACATATGAAGTTATTCCTTGCGTTGGGTATTACGATTTTGATTTCCATTTCGGGATTTGCGCAGGAATTGAATTTCAAAGTCATTATCAACAGTGACCGTTCTCGAATTCAGAATACAGATGTTTTCAATCAAATGAAGGCAAGCTTTGAGCAGTTTTTGAATGGAAGATCCTGGACTAATGACGAATATCGACCCGAGGAGCGGATCAAGGGGAATATGCTGATTACGATCAATGACGTGCCCCAGATCGGAGTTTATAATGCCACGGTTCAAGTTCAGGTAGTACGGCCCGTTTATGGGACTAATTACGAGTCCTTGGTTTTTAATTTTGCTGACCGGAACTGGAATTTTGAATATATCGAGTCTCAGCCACTGGAATTCAACCGATTTACTTTTCTGAATAACATCAGTTCATTATTGGCTTTTTATGCCAATATCGCTCTAGGAATCGATTATGATACCTTTTCGAGCAAAGGGGGAAATCCTTTTTTTGAAGTGGCGAATGACATCGTAAATAATGCTCAGCAGTCCGGTCGACCGGGATGGGTTCAGAATCCCAATGATCGGAGAAGTAGATTTTGGCTGATCAATGATATCTACATTTCCTCTGTCTATGCTCCCATCCGAGAGGCATATTACTTGTATCATAGACAAGGAATGGATCTTTTGCTTTCGGATCCCGATACGGCCTACTCCAATATTTTAGAGGCAATTCGGTTAGTAGCAGGTGCGAATAAAGTGCAGCCAAATGGCATTCTTACCATTAGCTTTATGGATGCAAAGGGTGAGGAAATCTCGCAAGTGTTGAAAAATGCGCCTTTTGAATTGCGAGATGAGGCGGTCAAACTTTTGCTCGAAGTTGATCCGAATAATGCCAGAAAGTATAATGAGCTTTTGAGAAGCTAAGTCGGAATTTTTTAGCTTTGCCACAAGCTTTTTCTGCCATGCTCAAATCACTGACTATTTCCAATTACGCTTTAATTGATCAACTGAACCTTGTTCCGAGTGAGGGATTAAGTATGATCACCGGTGAGACAGGAGCGGGGAAATCAATCATGCTGGGTGCTGTTGGACTGTTGTTAGGAAACCGAGCAGAAACGAAAGTGCTGTTGGACGAGGATAAAAAATGTGTCGTAGAAGGCGTTTTTGAAGTTTCTGATTATGGGCTTCAAGAATTTTTTGCAGAAAACGAATTAGACTACGAGCAACAATGCATCATTCGTCGCGAGATTAGCCCGGGGGGGAAATCACGTTCTTTCGTGAATGACACTCCGGTGTTGTTGGATGTTCTGAAACAACTTGGAGTAAAGTTGATGGACGTTCATTCCCAACACGACACCTTATTATTGGGTGACGGAGTTTTTCAACTTGGTTTAGTGGATGCTTTTGCACGCACTCAAGCCGACCTTAAAGCCTATCAGGATGCATTCAAGGCTTATAAAAGAGCAAAAAAATCTTGGGAGGAATTAAAGCAGAAAGCCTCAGAATTACAGAAGGAGTCAGATTTCAATCAATATTTATTGGAGGAGCTCAGTGCGTTAATTCTCGTGGAGGGGGAGCAGGCTGAGTTGGAGTCCCACCAGGAAGTGCTAGAAAATGCCGAGGAAATCAAGTTAAAGATCAATGAGATCCTTTCCATTTTTCAGGATGAGCAATTTGGAGCCAATAATGCTTTGGGGCAGGCCCAGCAGATTTTTGGCAGTTTGGAGCGTCTAGCTCATAAATTTTCGGGATTAAGGGAGCGCTTTCAGTCGGTATTTATTGAATTAAAAGATATCCAGGATACCTTATCGGATGAGGAGAGTAAAGTGGAGGTGGATTTCGGTAAGCTGGAGGAAATTCGGATTCGTTTATCCAAGATTTACCAATTGCAAAAAAAGCATGGAGTAAATACGGTTGAAGACCTGATGCAAATAGAAAAGGAACTTGCAGAGAAGGTGTTCCTCGTTCAGAACTTAGATGAACAGTTGGGATTATCGGAAAAAGAGTTTTTGGCATCAGAATCCAAAATGATGGCAGCAGGAAAGAAATTGAGCGCTGCTAGAAAGTCTTGCTTTGAACTGTTCGAGAAATCATTGGAAGACCTTATCAAGGGATTGGGTATGGAAAATGCCAAAATTAGAATTGAATCCAGAGAAGTAAAACCATCCGAATCGGGAATTGATGAGGTGGACTTTCTTTTCTCTGCGAACAAAGGCAGTCAGCCCCAAGCACTCAAAAAAGTAGCTTCAGGCGGTGAATTTTCAAGACTACTCTTTGCGATTAAATACCTGATGGCCGATAAAATGGCTTTGCCTACGCTTATTTTTGATGAAATCGATACGGGGATTTCTGGGGAAGTGGCCCTCCAAATGGTAACAATGATGCGAGAGATTTCAAAAAATCACCAGGTTATCTGCATTACTCATTTACCTCAGGTAGCGGCAAAAGGAGAAAAGCACTTCTTTGTGTTTAAAGATCATTCTTCCGAAAAAACGATCAGTAAGATCAAACAACTCTCTCTAGATGAGCGAGCAGAAGAACTTGCAAAAATGATTGCAGGAGCCAATCCTTCTGCCTCAGCATTGGCGAGTGCGTGGGAGCTTTTGAAGGGTTGACCGATTCCTGCCAAATTTTGTCTATTTTTACCGGAATTTTAGAAAACAATCTCGTTGCTATATGCCAGAAAATTTGCTTAAAGGAAAGGTAGGGATCATCACCGGAGCTTTGGACGAAAACTCTATCGCTTGGAAAACTGCCCTGAAAGTTAAAGAACAGGGTGGTCGATTTGTACTGACCAATGCTCCCATTGCCATGCGAATGGGTGCAATCAAAGAATTAGCGGAAGAATGTAATACCATTGTTATTCCAGCTGATGCCACAGTGGTTGAGGATATTGAAAAACTATATGCTGAAGCGAAAGAATTTCTAGGCGGGAATTTTGATTTCCTTTTGCATTCCATCGGCATGTCTCCAAACATTAGAAAAGGAAGATCTTATGGTGATTTGAACTACGAATGGGCCATGAAATCCTATGATGTTTCGGCGATTTCATTTCATAAAATGATGCATGTCGCTGAAAAGATGGATATCATGAATGAATGGGCTTCCATCATTGGACTTTCATACATTGCTGCCCAGCGGGTATATCCATTTTATACCGATATGGCTGATGCAAAAGCTTTGTTGGAAAGTATTGCCAGAGGCTATGGATATCGTTTTGGAAAATTGAAGAAAGTTCGAGTTAATACCATTTCTCAATCTCCAACCAAAACCACGGCAGGTACTGGTATCGGAGGATTTGATTCATTCTTCAATTTTGCCGAGGCACTTTCTCCGCTAGGAAATGCTTCTGCGGAATCTTGTGCCGATTACATTGTTACCATGTTCTCTGATTTGACTAGAATGGTGACTATGCAAAACCTTTTCCACGATGGAGGATATTCATTTACCGGAATATCTGAGGAGATCATGGAGCAATTCAAAGATTTATAAGCAGGTAAAAACCCTGAATTAATAGAGACCCTGGCAAATCTTTGTCAGGGTTTTTTATTGCAGGTTTATAGAAATGGAAGGCGTTTAAGGGAGAGAAATACTTCAAATGCGCTGCGGGTCATCAAATAATGGTTTTTTGATTGATACATTTCCTATAACTTATTCACCAATAGAAACCACCAGTCTTATGCTAAAAAAACTTTCAACCTTGTTAGTCCTCGCTGTTGTTACAACGATGACTGCATTTTCCCAAATCATGCCCTCGCCAGACCGGAACGAAGGTGAGGGGCCTTATGATCGCCTAATTCTAAGAGGTGTGACCCTTATCGATGGAACCGGTGCGCCTCCAATTGGACCAGTAG
Above is a window of Algoriphagus sanaruensis DNA encoding:
- a CDS encoding T9SS type A sorting domain-containing protein, with amino-acid sequence MNLFSKILIGLMLMLPVIAGAQQVRVLSETVDFQGEIGSNQRKTVILQNESNQPKVFLLKALRGNVGSSQKVKICLGEQCFDPKKDLAKILIELDPWQIYTDLYLEFEMGIVETRGSFELLFSSPQNIRENFVVEARYEVKSDRVADFQHKDIALSEIYPNPSNRIAQLDYELINPKAKAKIAINSFIGNPVAEYELDPSRSSLVINVSDFQPGVYFYTLFVDNKNVVTKKLQVKK
- a CDS encoding outer membrane protein assembly factor BamD codes for the protein MRANFFISFALLLLISSCGPFAKLEKSTNWEELYNGANKYYQEGEYGKAIILYEKVLPIIKGSEKAELAEYNYANCHFKTKRYIEAAGYFNTFYRTYSRSPLAEEALFMNAYSLYLDAPDYNLDQKSSQEAVTAIQQFITRFPSSASYERALEMLKDLEGRFEQKAFAEAEMYYRLKDGLFPGDFYRACIINFQNFAKDYPESKHNEELAYKLVEVGYGYAKNSAFDKKEERLNDALKFASTFYRKYPNSAFIAEVKKFEDETKEELDSHLKLKKQTAENQTTAEKNESEN
- a CDS encoding DNA-directed RNA polymerase subunit omega, which codes for MAVNPSIVTRDLDKISETTGNVYESIHIVGQRAKQISSNLKEELNNKLSEFASSVDNLEEVFENKEQIEISKFYERMPKPSTLAMEEFIEGKVYHRYPDQEEGE
- the coaBC gene encoding bifunctional phosphopantothenoylcysteine decarboxylase/phosphopantothenate--cysteine ligase CoaBC; protein product: MSLSGKRILLGVTGSIAAYKSALLVRLLIKAGAEVQVIMSTSALDFITPLTLATLSKRPVLSQFWEKETGEWSNHVELGLWADLFVIAPLSANTLGKMANGICDNLLLATYLSARCPVMVCPAMDLDMYQHPAVKTNLNRLISFGNSVLEATSGELASGLVGQGRMAEPQSICQEIEFFFNRKKDFLGKRVLITLGPTQENIDPVRFISNHSSGKMGFEIAKAFQHAGAIVSVVAGPVHLDLSQFTTHRVTSANEMFEVANRLHSEQDICVFAAAVADYAPSEIAKEKIKKLDSEAVIHLKKNPDIALELGRKKKPNQLHIGFALETEQEERYALEKLHKKNLDWIVLNSARDEGAGFKVDTNKVSIFHSSGRVTHSAVIPKSEVAQLILNEIKLG
- a CDS encoding DUF4835 family protein codes for the protein MKLFLALGITILISISGFAQELNFKVIINSDRSRIQNTDVFNQMKASFEQFLNGRSWTNDEYRPEERIKGNMLITINDVPQIGVYNATVQVQVVRPVYGTNYESLVFNFADRNWNFEYIESQPLEFNRFTFLNNISSLLAFYANIALGIDYDTFSSKGGNPFFEVANDIVNNAQQSGRPGWVQNPNDRRSRFWLINDIYISSVYAPIREAYYLYHRQGMDLLLSDPDTAYSNILEAIRLVAGANKVQPNGILTISFMDAKGEEISQVLKNAPFELRDEAVKLLLEVDPNNARKYNELLRS
- the recN gene encoding DNA repair protein RecN, producing the protein MLKSLTISNYALIDQLNLVPSEGLSMITGETGAGKSIMLGAVGLLLGNRAETKVLLDEDKKCVVEGVFEVSDYGLQEFFAENELDYEQQCIIRREISPGGKSRSFVNDTPVLLDVLKQLGVKLMDVHSQHDTLLLGDGVFQLGLVDAFARTQADLKAYQDAFKAYKRAKKSWEELKQKASELQKESDFNQYLLEELSALILVEGEQAELESHQEVLENAEEIKLKINEILSIFQDEQFGANNALGQAQQIFGSLERLAHKFSGLRERFQSVFIELKDIQDTLSDEESKVEVDFGKLEEIRIRLSKIYQLQKKHGVNTVEDLMQIEKELAEKVFLVQNLDEQLGLSEKEFLASESKMMAAGKKLSAARKSCFELFEKSLEDLIKGLGMENAKIRIESREVKPSESGIDEVDFLFSANKGSQPQALKKVASGGEFSRLLFAIKYLMADKMALPTLIFDEIDTGISGEVALQMVTMMREISKNHQVICITHLPQVAAKGEKHFFVFKDHSSEKTISKIKQLSLDERAEELAKMIAGANPSASALASAWELLKG
- a CDS encoding enoyl-ACP reductase FabI, with the protein product MPENLLKGKVGIITGALDENSIAWKTALKVKEQGGRFVLTNAPIAMRMGAIKELAEECNTIVIPADATVVEDIEKLYAEAKEFLGGNFDFLLHSIGMSPNIRKGRSYGDLNYEWAMKSYDVSAISFHKMMHVAEKMDIMNEWASIIGLSYIAAQRVYPFYTDMADAKALLESIARGYGYRFGKLKKVRVNTISQSPTKTTAGTGIGGFDSFFNFAEALSPLGNASAESCADYIVTMFSDLTRMVTMQNLFHDGGYSFTGISEEIMEQFKDL